The Candidatus Margulisiibacteriota bacterium nucleotide sequence ACAAAAGACGGACAGAGCATTTTCAGCCACGCCCCCTTTACCCCTTTCCCGTAATCGTTGACCTTCTTTATTTCGGATAGCAATCCCCCGTCGTCGGGGGTTAAGACCGACAACCTTCCTTCCCTGAACAGGTAGGCGCGGGAGTCGCCAACATGGGTGATAGTTGCCTGGTCACCCCGGATAAAAGCGGAAGTCAGCGTTGTTCCAGGCGCAAACAGGGGGTCATCCAATCTTTTTAAGTGGAGATCGGGCTCCCCAAACAGGCTCATGGCGGCGCAGCGGAAAGCATCAGCCGGCACAAACTCGTTCAAGCCATAAGCGGCGGGTGAGGCAAAAACACCGGCCAGGGTCTCTATTGCGACAGCGGACGCGACCTCACCAAGAGGATGGCCTCCTAATCCATCGGCCACAGCCGCCAGGCTGTCATAATTTTTGCGCGCGAGCAGGGCGGCGTCCTGGTTAAGTTGTCTTTTTTCACGGCTGGAAAATAGGGCCGCGTCGCGGAAGCCAAGCGAACGCCCGTCAATTATTTCCTTTTCAGGGCCAAGGAGGAATTGGGTATGCCTGAGGCGGGGCGCGATGCGCTTTGGATAGCTTTCGAGCTCTGCGAGGCGAAACCAGGCCTGCCAGCGCAAAGCTGCGGCATGGTTTTTTGTCCTTAAATTGAACAAACCCATGTTCTCATCGGCGATCGGTGATAGAACGTTGTCTTTCAGGGCCGTTAATCCACGGTGGCCGACCCTCTTCCTGGCGACTGTTCTTTCTACGGAATTAAGCACACTGTTGCCGGCCAGAAAATCAGCCTTTCGGGCGATCCTAATGAGATTCAGGTGAGAAGTCATGGCTATTCTTCCGAGAAAACAAGGGGGGATTTCACTTGTTAATGATCAATTTCTTCCATCCTGGCTTTGATCTTTTTCTCAAAACCGATCTCTTTCGGTTCGTAGTACTTCTTTTTTTCGGCAAGATGCTCCTGTTTGACGTGCCCGCCTTCATAATCGTGGGCATATTTATACCCCTGGCCTTTCCCTCTTTTCTTTTCTTCCTCATAGACCGCGTTCTTAAAGTGGATCGGGACTTCCAGGGTTGGGTTTTCTGCCACGTCCTTGAGCGCGGCATCGATCCCAAGATATGAGGTGTTGCTCTTTGGGGCGGTCGCGATGTAGACGGCCGCCTGCGCGAGGGGGATGCGGGCTTCCGGCATCCCGACGAACTCGGCGACCTGCATGGCCGAGTTGGCGACGACCAGAGCGAGCGGATCGGCGTTGCCGACATCCTCGGCGGCGCAAATGACAATACGCCTGGCGATAAATCGGGGATCTTCGCCGGCATAGATCATTTTAGCCATATAATAGAGTGCGGCATCGGGGTCGCTCCCCCGCATCGATTTGATAAAGGCGGAGATCGTGTCATAGTGCTGGTCCCCTTTTTTGTCGTAGACAACCGCTTTCTTTTGGATCGATTCCTCGGCGACCGCGAGAGTATAATGGATCAGTCCGTCTTTGCCCGGCGGGGTGGAAAGTACGCCGAGCTCCAGGGCGGTCAGGGCTCGTCTGGCATCCCCGTCAGAAAGTTTTGCCAGATGATCAAGGGCGGCTGTTTCCATTTTGATCTTGATCTTACCCAGGCCACGTTCGGTGTCGGTCAGGGAATATTTAACGACTTCTTTAAGTTGATCGGCGGTCAATGGTTTGAGCTCAAAAATATTGGAGCGGGAGACCAGGGCGGAATTGACGTAAAAAAACGGGTTTTCAGTCGTCGCTCCGATCAGGATGAGGTTCCCTTCCTCGACATCGGGGAGAAGGGCATCTTGCTGGAGCTTGTTGAAACGATGGATCTCATCGAGAAAAAGGATCGTCTTGGTCCCGTAATGCTTGATCCTCTCCTTGGATTCCAGGCTGACCCGGCGGATATCTTCGACCTTGGCGACGGTGGCGTTGAGCCACTCAAAATGTCCTTTGGTTGAACTGGCGATCACCCTGGCGATCGCGGTTTTGCCTGTTCCCGGCGGGCCGTAGAGGATGACCGAAGAAACCTTGTCGGTCTCGATCAACCTGCGGAGGAGTTTTCCTTTCCCGAGGATCGGCTCCTGGCCGACGATCTCATCCAGGCCGCGCGGCGCCATCCGGTGGGGGAGCGGCGCGTTCTTTTCCTTGTAGCTCTTGAGATTGGCGTCAAACAGGTCCATAACGGAATTATACTATATTGACAGCCCATTCAGAGGTGATTGTATAATGAAAACAGGCATGCGAAGAACATTGACCATAATATTAATTCTTTTATTCCTTTCGGTGTCGGCTCTTGCGGCGCTGACTCCGCAGGACCAGGCCCGCTTGGAACGGATGAAAAGCCGGATCGTTAACCTGACCCCGGAAGGGCGGCAGGAAATGATCAAGTTCCTGCAATCGCGTTTGTTCAACCTGGAAAATGGGATCGGGATCAGTGAAAAAACGACCAAACAGGAAAGGGGAGAGGAGGTCGAAAGGATAAAAGCGGAACTCGATTTGCTTTACACGATCCCGAAAGCCGAAGCGCCGATTGTTATTGCCGAGGTTACTCCGGAAGTGATCGCCACTCCAGAATCGATCGCGGCGGTCCCAACGCCTGAAACCCCCTCGGTGATCGCCCAGATCATTGAGCCGGAAGAGGTGAAGCCGGTGAGGTTGACGTATGATCCAACCGGTCCTTTGCCGGCTGAATTAAAACATCCGTCCAAGCCGGTGGAAATTGCCGCTTTGCCGCCCAAACAGGAAAAGGCCTGGGCTGGGAAGCTCGCCTTTGCCGGGGGCTATTTTGCCAATCTGGCCGCTCTGAGGGGCGAATGGGAACTGCCATTTAACGATATTATTTTCAGGGTTGGCAGTCTGTATGGATCAGGTTCCGGCAACAGCCACTTAATGGTTTTTGCCGACACATACTACTACCTAAATCCACCGGAGACGGTTGGGATGCGTTCTTATGCCGGGATAGGGGTTAATTATCCACTGGTCACATCTGCCGGTGGCCAGAGATCTCTGGGAGGAGAGCTTCTATACGGCGGCGAAACCCCGCTGGGTGACGGAGAATTGTTCTTTGAATTTGGTTACGGATCGATAAAGGCTGGGACCGAGCAATCCGGGATAACCGCGCTGATCGGCTATCGTTTTTAACTCTACCGCAATTTGCCTGAAATTTTAGCCAATTTAGGCCGATAATTTTAGTATGAAGATCGAAGTTCGACGCGTTAACGGCCAACCAAGCGCCTGGTGGAAACCCCGGGCAGCCGATCACTGGGATAAAAAACTGGGGGCGGGAAACCGTCTGGAGGTTCAGCTCGCCCAGTGGAGCAAATATCCGCTTCAGGCGCTTCAAGCTCTTTTACCCGGCGAACAACCAAAACTTAACGCCGCGGTCAACCGGCTGGAAAGGCGGATCCGCGGGATCGAAAAAACGATGATCGAGCTTTCCCAGATGCCGGACAATTTCCAGCTAAAGGTCAGAAAGGCGAGTCGATTTTATGACCGTCTGATGTCCGGGATCTTCGCTTTTTCCATACTTTCTGCCGCTCTTGACCTGACCACCAGCGACCGCGGCAATCTGGAAAGGGTGGTTTTTAACCTTAGTTTTTTAACCATTCCGGCGATGAGCCTTGGGCATATCCGCAAACGGGCCAGGACAAATGAAATGCTGGCCCTGAAAGCCAAAGAAGAGCTGGTCCCCTTGCTGGCATACCGCCGGATCATTCAGGAATGGGCCGGGGTTTCGCATGACATGAAAAATATTTTGGGCGCGATCTATCTGGCTTCATCGGGCGGAAAAACAGTTTCTTTTGTTAATGAGGCGCAGATCCGGGAGCGATTTGCTATTATTTATGACTCGGCGGTTGAGCTGGGTAAATTAATTGACACAATGAAGCACCTTTTCCGGCCGGTCAAGCTTTCCGAAGAGCCACTGCCTGTGCTGGATCTATTATCTGAGGCGATCTACACTTTTACTCACTTGAAAAACATTGATGAGCGGAGGCTGATCGTGATCATTAATTCCAATCCTGATCGGCCAATGGCCCGGCTTGACCAGTTAAAGTTCAAACAGGCGGTCCTCAACCTGCTGATCAACGCTTTTGACGCGATCCCTGTGCCGTTCCGGGGGGAGATCGAGGTTTCGGCGGAGAACGTCAGGCTCCCGCAGGACCTAGAGACAAGCTTGGGGACGATCCCTTCCGGGGATTATGTCAGGGTGATGGTCCGGGATAACGGGTCTGGTATATCCGAAGAGCTTCTGCCGAAGATCTTTGATTTTGGGGAAACCTCAAAAGGAGAAAAGGGAACAGGGATCGGTTTGACGATCGTCAAAACAGCGGTTGAAGGACATAAAGGATTTATTGATATTGCAACTTCTCAAAAACCTCAAAAAAGCGGAACTAGTTTCTTCTTGTATTTCCCCTGTTGATCATTGCTTGACCAGCAAAGAGATCTTGTACCCTTTTGTTTCATCGGTTTCCGTATCCCATGGGCGGCGATAGTCAAAGACCAGGTCAGCGCTGCCAGGGGCGATCGCGGTAAACGTAAATATGATCTGTCCGGGGGCTCCGACGAGTTTGCTTTTTGAAATAAATTGCGGCGGAGCGGTTTGTTTCAGGATCAAAGGGTTGGTCTTTTTAATTTCCCAGTTATAACCTGTTGTTGGATTGGTTTCAAGTGTAATAATTAAATTGTCGTTAACGTTAAGATGGACTTCTCCTCCATTGTCTTTTTCGTAAAGTTTAATTGTTGACCCGGGCTGAGAAAAAAACGTATAAGCAATAAAAAAGAAGACAAGGGAAAAAATCAAAAGAACGCCAAAACTAAATTTCATATTGAGTTTATTATAGCATAACGACCTATCAAAAAATATTTAGCCTTTTATTTAGGCTCTTTTCTTTCGACCGAAATGGTGCACTCGGTTACCAGGGCGGCTACCGCGCCGACCGCCGCCAGCACCGGGGCCAGGGCCGCGCCGATCACGCCAAAAGTCAGGGGGAAGGAGAAGATCTCGTTTCCGTCCTTTCCTTTAATGGTGATCTGCCTGATATTCCCTTCTTTGACCAGTTCATTGATTTTTTTAAGCAACTGCTCCCCGGAAACTTTAAATTCTTCTTTCATGTTGTCAACCATAACAATTCCCTCCTAAAAAAGGCCCCCGCGTGAACAGCGGGGGCCCATTGGTTTATGCGCTGTAAACTAAATCTTATAAGCGACGCTGGCCGCGATCTCCGAGCCGGTGTAGCTTCCGCCGGCTTGCGGGGTGATCGATTGCATCGTATATTCGATCATGACCGCTCCCTGCATTGACCAGGCGATGGCGGTGCCGATCGTCAGGTCGATTTGGGTGGAGTTTGAATTGGCGGTGCTCACGCTGTTGCTGCGATAAGCGATCGCGCCGTAAGGAACCAGCGGGGCCATGACCTTGCTGACGCCGACGCCAAGCATTATCTGCGAAGCGGTCGAGGTGATATCACCCAAGCCGGTCACCGTGGTCTTATTGTTGAAGGATTTGTATCCGCCGCCGAGCGCGACTGATACGGGGATGTCCGTTCCCTCGTCAATGATGGTGTATTTTAAGCTTGCGCCGTAGCCGGTGGCCGACATGCCGCTGATGCCGACCGGGAGACCTGATGCGGTTGCCGAACCAAGCTGGGCGTAGGCGTCAAGTTTATCGGTGATACCGTAACCAAAATAACCGCCGATTGATCCCAGGCTCATGCCGCTGCTGTTTTGGTAGTTTGAATCGAGAACGTAAGCGCCGGAAAAGGCCATTTTACCCTGGCCCAGAGGATTGGCGGTGACGAGCAGTTCCGCCGAAGCTAACGAGGCGACGCAAAGGGCCAAAACTAAAGTTAATGCGATCTTTTTCATTGGAAACCTCCTAAGAATAGTGGAACCGGAAAGTTTTACTTTCTCTCACCCCCTTTTATAAGGCTATTTCCGTTTAAGACCTACCAGGGAAGCGAC carries:
- a CDS encoding protease inhibitor I42 family protein; the encoded protein is MKFSFGVLLIFSLVFFFIAYTFFSQPGSTIKLYEKDNGGEVHLNVNDNLIITLETNPTTGYNWEIKKTNPLILKQTAPPQFISKSKLVGAPGQIIFTFTAIAPGSADLVFDYRRPWDTETDETKGYKISLLVKQ
- a CDS encoding DUF4342 domain-containing protein, which codes for MVDNMKEEFKVSGEQLLKKINELVKEGNIRQITIKGKDGNEIFSFPLTFGVIGAALAPVLAAVGAVAALVTECTISVERKEPK
- a CDS encoding protein phosphatase 2C domain-containing protein, whose product is MTSHLNLIRIARKADFLAGNSVLNSVERTVARKRVGHRGLTALKDNVLSPIADENMGLFNLRTKNHAAALRWQAWFRLAELESYPKRIAPRLRHTQFLLGPEKEIIDGRSLGFRDAALFSSREKRQLNQDAALLARKNYDSLAAVADGLGGHPLGEVASAVAIETLAGVFASPAAYGLNEFVPADAFRCAAMSLFGEPDLHLKRLDDPLFAPGTTLTSAFIRGDQATITHVGDSRAYLFREGRLSVLTPDDGGLLSEIKKVNDYGKGVKGAWLKMLCPSFVIFSMAGLAEEPFIAWIIKNNRLPDFPLSGEMAASYTFLASQFRSAYILDKHLGMPIISTPYGYHFQVQPGDLLLLATDGLNKLEFEQLTSVLDNNQNGSTAELLLKLYNFGPKFSDNLTIAAIKL
- a CDS encoding replication-associated recombination protein A; its protein translation is MDLFDANLKSYKEKNAPLPHRMAPRGLDEIVGQEPILGKGKLLRRLIETDKVSSVILYGPPGTGKTAIARVIASSTKGHFEWLNATVAKVEDIRRVSLESKERIKHYGTKTILFLDEIHRFNKLQQDALLPDVEEGNLILIGATTENPFFYVNSALVSRSNIFELKPLTADQLKEVVKYSLTDTERGLGKIKIKMETAALDHLAKLSDGDARRALTALELGVLSTPPGKDGLIHYTLAVAEESIQKKAVVYDKKGDQHYDTISAFIKSMRGSDPDAALYYMAKMIYAGEDPRFIARRIVICAAEDVGNADPLALVVANSAMQVAEFVGMPEARIPLAQAAVYIATAPKSNTSYLGIDAALKDVAENPTLEVPIHFKNAVYEEEKKRGKGQGYKYAHDYEGGHVKQEHLAEKKKYYEPKEIGFEKKIKARMEEIDH
- a CDS encoding HAMP domain-containing histidine kinase, which produces MKIEVRRVNGQPSAWWKPRAADHWDKKLGAGNRLEVQLAQWSKYPLQALQALLPGEQPKLNAAVNRLERRIRGIEKTMIELSQMPDNFQLKVRKASRFYDRLMSGIFAFSILSAALDLTTSDRGNLERVVFNLSFLTIPAMSLGHIRKRARTNEMLALKAKEELVPLLAYRRIIQEWAGVSHDMKNILGAIYLASSGGKTVSFVNEAQIRERFAIIYDSAVELGKLIDTMKHLFRPVKLSEEPLPVLDLLSEAIYTFTHLKNIDERRLIVIINSNPDRPMARLDQLKFKQAVLNLLINAFDAIPVPFRGEIEVSAENVRLPQDLETSLGTIPSGDYVRVMVRDNGSGISEELLPKIFDFGETSKGEKGTGIGLTIVKTAVEGHKGFIDIATSQKPQKSGTSFFLYFPC